The Falco naumanni isolate bFalNau1 chromosome 1, bFalNau1.pat, whole genome shotgun sequence genome window below encodes:
- the LOXL3 gene encoding lysyl oxidase homolog 3 isoform X4: MGSCGTWAWRELLVLLSSVWLWVGSAQPTLPGPTHTPRPQLKFRLAGYPRKHNEGRVEVFYNDEWGTICDDDFTLANAHVLCRHLGFVAATGWAHSAKYGKGIGRIWLDNVNCAGGEKSIGDCKHRGWGNSDCSHEEDAGVICKDERIPGFKDSNVIETEQSHVEEVRLRPVVSGARRQLPVMEGIVEVRYKDGWAQICDEGWDSQNSRVVCGMMGFPAEKKVNRNFYKLASKSQTKQKHREDVGSKKRLFTERQQLNYRLHSVSCVGTEVHLSMCTFEFYRGNTSAACRAGMPVVVSCVPGPLFATGNAHKKKQRQQQQGQPRIRLKGGAKVGEGRVEVLKSSEWGTICDDRWNLLSASVVCRELGFGSAKEALTGARMGQGMGPIHMNEVQCLGTEKSLWSCPFKNITQEDCKHTEDAAVRCNIPYMGYENLIRLAGGRTAFEGRVEVKRGSKWGTVCSDGWTTKEAMVACRQLGLGYSLHAVTETWYWDASNVTEMVLSGVKCAGHEMSLSHCQHHGTSLNCRNTGTRFAAGVICSETASDLLLHAPLVQETAYIEDRPLHMLYCAAEENCLSSSARLANWPYGHRRLLRFSSQIHNNGRADFRPKAGRHSWVWHECHRHYHSMDIFTHYDILTPNGTKVAEGHKASFCLEDTECEEDVAKRYECANFGEQGITVGCWDLYRHDIDCQWIDITDVKPGNYILQVVINPNFEVAESDFTNNAMKCNCKYDGHRIWVHSCHIGDALSEEANKRFEQYPGQLNNQIS; this comes from the exons ATGGGAAGCTGCGGCACGTGGGCATGgcgggagctgctggtgctgctgagcagcgtgTGGCTGTGGGTGGGCAGcgcccagcccaccctgccagGCCCCACGCACACCCCCAGACCCCAGCTGAAGTTTCGCCTGGCTGGCTACCCACGCAAGCACAACGAGGGCCGCGTTGAGGTCTTCTACAATGATGAGTGGGGCACCATCTGCGATGACGACTTCACGCTGGCTAACGCACATGTGCTGTGCCGGCACCTCGGCTTTGTGGCTGCCACCGGCTGGGCCCACAGTGCCAAGTATGGCAAAGGCATCG GGCGGATCTGGCTGGACAATGTGAATTGTGCTGGAGGTGAGAAGAGCATAGGGGACTGCAAacaccggggctgggggaacaGCGACTGCAGCCACGAGGAAGATGCAGGTGTCATCTGCAAGGATGAGCGCATCCCAGGCTTCAAGGACTCCAACGTCATTGAG ACTGAGCAGAGCCACGTGGAGGAGGTCCGGTTGCGGCCGGTGGTGTCTGGGGCCCGGAGGCAGCTGCCGGTGATGGAGGGCATTGTGGAGGTGCGCTACAAGGATGGCTGGGCACAGATCTGCGATGAGGGCTGGGACAGCCAGAACAGCCGTGTCGTCTGTGGCATGATGGGCTTCCCTGCTGAGAAGAAGGTCAACAGGAACTTCTACAA gctgGCCTCCAAATCTCAGACTAAACAAAAGCACAGGGAAGATGTAGGGTCCAAGAAGAG GCTCTTCACGGAGCGGCAGCAGCTCAACTACCGCCTGCACTCTGTGTCCTGTGTGGGGACGGAGGTGCACCTCTCCATGTGCACCTTCGAGTTCTACAGGGGCAATACCTCGGCCgcctgcagggctggcatgCCCGTGGTCGTCAGCTGTGTGCCTGGGCCCCTCTTTGCCACTGGCAATGCCCACAAGAAGAAGCAGCGCcaacagcagcagggccag ccacGGATCCGGCTGAAGGGCGGCGCCAAGGTCGGCGAAGGCCGTGTCGAGGTGCTCAAGAGCAGTGAGTGGGGCACGATCTGTGACGACCGCTGGAACCTGCTGTCGGCCAGCGTAGTGTGCCGTGAGCTGGGCTTCGGCAGCGCCAAGGAGGCCCTCACTGGGGCACGCATGGGCCAAG ggatggggccCATCCACATGAATGAGGTGCAGTGTCTCGGCACCGAGAAGTCCCTCTGGAGCTGCCCCTTCAAGAACATCACGCAGGAGGACTGCAAGCACACGGAGGATGCGGCCGTCCGCTGCAACATCCCCTACATGGGCTACGAGAACCTG ATCCGCCTAGCTGGCGGGAGGACGGCGTTTGAGGGCCGCGTGGAGGTGAAGCGAGGCAGTAAGTGGGGCACAGTGTGCAGCGATGGCTGGACCACCAAGGAGGCGATGGTGGCCTGTCGTCAGCTCGGCCTGGGCTACTCCCTGCACGCAGTGACG gagaCATGGTACTGGGATGCCAGCAACGTGACGGAGATGGTGCTGAGCGGGGTGAAGTGCGCCGGCCATGAGATGTCCCTGAGCCACTGCCAGCACCATGGCACCAGCCTGAACTGCAGGAACACGGGCACACGCTTTGCCGCAGGTGTCATCTGCTCTGAGA CCGCCTCCGACCTGCTGCTGCATGCCCCGCTGGTGCAGGAGACAGCGTACATCGAGGACCGGCCGCTGCACATGCTGTACTGCGCCGCCGAGGAGAACTGCCTCTCCAGCTCGGCCCGCCTGGCCAACTGGCCCTATGGGCACCGTCGCCTGCTCCGCTTCTCCTCCCAGATCCACAACAACGGCCGCGCAGACTTCCGCCCCAAGGCTGGCCGGCACTCCTGGGTCTGGCACGAGTGCCACCG GCACTACCACAGCATGGACATCTTCACCCACTACGACATCCTGACCCCCAACGGCACCAAGGTGGCGGAGGGACACAAGGCCAGCTTCTGCCTTGAGGACACCGAGTGCGAGGAAG ACGTGGCCAAGCGGTACGAGTGTGCCAACTTCGGGGAGCAGGGCATCACCGTGGGCTGCTGGGACCTGTACAGGCATGACATCGACTGCCAGTGGATCGACATCACTGATGTCAAGCCAGGCAACTACAtcctgcag GTCGTGATCAACCCCAACTTCGAGGTGGCAGAGAGTGACTTCACCAACAATGCCATGAAATGCAACTGCAAGTACGACGGGCACCGCATCTGGGTGCACAGCTGCCACATCG GCGATGCGCTTAGCGAGGAGGCCAACAAGCGGTTTGAGCAGTACCCGGGTCAGCTCAACAACCAGATTTCATAG
- the LOXL3 gene encoding lysyl oxidase homolog 3 isoform X3, producing the protein MGSCGTWAWRELLVLLSSVWLWVGSAQPTLPGPTHTPRPQLKFRLAGYPRKHNEGRVEVFYNDEWGTICDDDFTLANAHVLCRHLGFVAATGWAHSAKYGKGIGRIWLDNVNCAGGEKSIGDCKHRGWGNSDCSHEEDAGVICKDERIPGFKDSNVIETEQSHVEEVRLRPVVSGARRQLPVMEGIVEVRYKDGWAQICDEGWDSQNSRVVCGMMGFPAEKKVNRNFYKLASKSQTKQKHREDVGSKKRLFTERQQLNYRLHSVSCVGTEVHLSMCTFEFYRGNTSAACRAGMPVVVSCVPGPLFATGNAHKKKQRQQQQGQPRIRLKGGAKVGEGRVEVLKSSEWGTICDDRWNLLSASVVCRELGFGSAKEALTGARMGQGMGPIHMNEVQCLGTEKSLWSCPFKNITQEDCKHTEDAAVRCNIPYMGYENLIRLSGGRSRFEGRVEVAVRAGDGDQPRWGLVCGEGWGTLEAMVACRQLGLGFANHGLQETWYWDASNVTEMVLSGVKCAGHEMSLSHCQHHGTSLNCRNTGTRFAAGVICSETASDLLLHAPLVQETAYIEDRPLHMLYCAAEENCLSSSARLANWPYGHRRLLRFSSQIHNNGRADFRPKAGRHSWVWHECHRHYHSMDIFTHYDILTPNGTKVAEGHKASFCLEDTECEEDVAKRYECANFGEQGITVGCWDLYRHDIDCQWIDITDVKPGNYILQVVINPNFEVAESDFTNNAMKCNCKYDGHRIWVHSCHIGDALSEEANKRFEQYPGQLNNQIS; encoded by the exons ATGGGAAGCTGCGGCACGTGGGCATGgcgggagctgctggtgctgctgagcagcgtgTGGCTGTGGGTGGGCAGcgcccagcccaccctgccagGCCCCACGCACACCCCCAGACCCCAGCTGAAGTTTCGCCTGGCTGGCTACCCACGCAAGCACAACGAGGGCCGCGTTGAGGTCTTCTACAATGATGAGTGGGGCACCATCTGCGATGACGACTTCACGCTGGCTAACGCACATGTGCTGTGCCGGCACCTCGGCTTTGTGGCTGCCACCGGCTGGGCCCACAGTGCCAAGTATGGCAAAGGCATCG GGCGGATCTGGCTGGACAATGTGAATTGTGCTGGAGGTGAGAAGAGCATAGGGGACTGCAAacaccggggctgggggaacaGCGACTGCAGCCACGAGGAAGATGCAGGTGTCATCTGCAAGGATGAGCGCATCCCAGGCTTCAAGGACTCCAACGTCATTGAG ACTGAGCAGAGCCACGTGGAGGAGGTCCGGTTGCGGCCGGTGGTGTCTGGGGCCCGGAGGCAGCTGCCGGTGATGGAGGGCATTGTGGAGGTGCGCTACAAGGATGGCTGGGCACAGATCTGCGATGAGGGCTGGGACAGCCAGAACAGCCGTGTCGTCTGTGGCATGATGGGCTTCCCTGCTGAGAAGAAGGTCAACAGGAACTTCTACAA gctgGCCTCCAAATCTCAGACTAAACAAAAGCACAGGGAAGATGTAGGGTCCAAGAAGAG GCTCTTCACGGAGCGGCAGCAGCTCAACTACCGCCTGCACTCTGTGTCCTGTGTGGGGACGGAGGTGCACCTCTCCATGTGCACCTTCGAGTTCTACAGGGGCAATACCTCGGCCgcctgcagggctggcatgCCCGTGGTCGTCAGCTGTGTGCCTGGGCCCCTCTTTGCCACTGGCAATGCCCACAAGAAGAAGCAGCGCcaacagcagcagggccag ccacGGATCCGGCTGAAGGGCGGCGCCAAGGTCGGCGAAGGCCGTGTCGAGGTGCTCAAGAGCAGTGAGTGGGGCACGATCTGTGACGACCGCTGGAACCTGCTGTCGGCCAGCGTAGTGTGCCGTGAGCTGGGCTTCGGCAGCGCCAAGGAGGCCCTCACTGGGGCACGCATGGGCCAAG ggatggggccCATCCACATGAATGAGGTGCAGTGTCTCGGCACCGAGAAGTCCCTCTGGAGCTGCCCCTTCAAGAACATCACGCAGGAGGACTGCAAGCACACGGAGGATGCGGCCGTCCGCTGCAACATCCCCTACATGGGCTACGAGAACCTG attCGGCTGAGCGGGGGCCGGAGCCGCTTTGAGGGGCGGGTCGAGGTGGCGGTGAGGGCTGGCGATGGGGACCAGCCCCGCTGGGGTCTGGTCTGCGGCGAAGGCTGGGGTACGCTGGAGGCGATGGTGGCCTGTCGCCAGCTGGGTCTGGGATTCGCTAACCATGGCTTACAA gagaCATGGTACTGGGATGCCAGCAACGTGACGGAGATGGTGCTGAGCGGGGTGAAGTGCGCCGGCCATGAGATGTCCCTGAGCCACTGCCAGCACCATGGCACCAGCCTGAACTGCAGGAACACGGGCACACGCTTTGCCGCAGGTGTCATCTGCTCTGAGA CCGCCTCCGACCTGCTGCTGCATGCCCCGCTGGTGCAGGAGACAGCGTACATCGAGGACCGGCCGCTGCACATGCTGTACTGCGCCGCCGAGGAGAACTGCCTCTCCAGCTCGGCCCGCCTGGCCAACTGGCCCTATGGGCACCGTCGCCTGCTCCGCTTCTCCTCCCAGATCCACAACAACGGCCGCGCAGACTTCCGCCCCAAGGCTGGCCGGCACTCCTGGGTCTGGCACGAGTGCCACCG GCACTACCACAGCATGGACATCTTCACCCACTACGACATCCTGACCCCCAACGGCACCAAGGTGGCGGAGGGACACAAGGCCAGCTTCTGCCTTGAGGACACCGAGTGCGAGGAAG ACGTGGCCAAGCGGTACGAGTGTGCCAACTTCGGGGAGCAGGGCATCACCGTGGGCTGCTGGGACCTGTACAGGCATGACATCGACTGCCAGTGGATCGACATCACTGATGTCAAGCCAGGCAACTACAtcctgcag GTCGTGATCAACCCCAACTTCGAGGTGGCAGAGAGTGACTTCACCAACAATGCCATGAAATGCAACTGCAAGTACGACGGGCACCGCATCTGGGTGCACAGCTGCCACATCG GCGATGCGCTTAGCGAGGAGGCCAACAAGCGGTTTGAGCAGTACCCGGGTCAGCTCAACAACCAGATTTCATAG
- the LOXL3 gene encoding lysyl oxidase homolog 3 isoform X1 has product MGSCGTWAWRELLVLLSSVWLWVGSAQPTLPGPTHTPRPQLKFRLAGYPRKHNEGRVEVFYNDEWGTICDDDFTLANAHVLCRHLGFVAATGWAHSAKYGKGIGRIWLDNVNCAGGEKSIGDCKHRGWGNSDCSHEEDAGVICKDERIPGFKDSNVIETEQSHVEEVRLRPVVSGARRQLPVMEGIVEVRYKDGWAQICDEGWDSQNSRVVCGMMGFPAEKKVNRNFYKLASKSQTKQKHREDVGSKKRLFTERQQLNYRLHSVSCVGTEVHLSMCTFEFYRGNTSAACRAGMPVVVSCVPGPLFATGNAHKKKQRQQQQGQPRIRLKGGAKVGEGRVEVLKSSEWGTICDDRWNLLSASVVCRELGFGSAKEALTGARMGQGMGPIHMNEVQCLGTEKSLWSCPFKNITQEDCKHTEDAAVRCNIPYMGYENLIRLSGGRSRFEGRVEVAVRAGDGDQPRWGLVCGEGWGTLEAMVACRQLGLGFANHGLQIRLAGGRTAFEGRVEVKRGSKWGTVCSDGWTTKEAMVACRQLGLGYSLHAVTETWYWDASNVTEMVLSGVKCAGHEMSLSHCQHHGTSLNCRNTGTRFAAGVICSETASDLLLHAPLVQETAYIEDRPLHMLYCAAEENCLSSSARLANWPYGHRRLLRFSSQIHNNGRADFRPKAGRHSWVWHECHRHYHSMDIFTHYDILTPNGTKVAEGHKASFCLEDTECEEDVAKRYECANFGEQGITVGCWDLYRHDIDCQWIDITDVKPGNYILQVVINPNFEVAESDFTNNAMKCNCKYDGHRIWVHSCHIGDALSEEANKRFEQYPGQLNNQIS; this is encoded by the exons ATGGGAAGCTGCGGCACGTGGGCATGgcgggagctgctggtgctgctgagcagcgtgTGGCTGTGGGTGGGCAGcgcccagcccaccctgccagGCCCCACGCACACCCCCAGACCCCAGCTGAAGTTTCGCCTGGCTGGCTACCCACGCAAGCACAACGAGGGCCGCGTTGAGGTCTTCTACAATGATGAGTGGGGCACCATCTGCGATGACGACTTCACGCTGGCTAACGCACATGTGCTGTGCCGGCACCTCGGCTTTGTGGCTGCCACCGGCTGGGCCCACAGTGCCAAGTATGGCAAAGGCATCG GGCGGATCTGGCTGGACAATGTGAATTGTGCTGGAGGTGAGAAGAGCATAGGGGACTGCAAacaccggggctgggggaacaGCGACTGCAGCCACGAGGAAGATGCAGGTGTCATCTGCAAGGATGAGCGCATCCCAGGCTTCAAGGACTCCAACGTCATTGAG ACTGAGCAGAGCCACGTGGAGGAGGTCCGGTTGCGGCCGGTGGTGTCTGGGGCCCGGAGGCAGCTGCCGGTGATGGAGGGCATTGTGGAGGTGCGCTACAAGGATGGCTGGGCACAGATCTGCGATGAGGGCTGGGACAGCCAGAACAGCCGTGTCGTCTGTGGCATGATGGGCTTCCCTGCTGAGAAGAAGGTCAACAGGAACTTCTACAA gctgGCCTCCAAATCTCAGACTAAACAAAAGCACAGGGAAGATGTAGGGTCCAAGAAGAG GCTCTTCACGGAGCGGCAGCAGCTCAACTACCGCCTGCACTCTGTGTCCTGTGTGGGGACGGAGGTGCACCTCTCCATGTGCACCTTCGAGTTCTACAGGGGCAATACCTCGGCCgcctgcagggctggcatgCCCGTGGTCGTCAGCTGTGTGCCTGGGCCCCTCTTTGCCACTGGCAATGCCCACAAGAAGAAGCAGCGCcaacagcagcagggccag ccacGGATCCGGCTGAAGGGCGGCGCCAAGGTCGGCGAAGGCCGTGTCGAGGTGCTCAAGAGCAGTGAGTGGGGCACGATCTGTGACGACCGCTGGAACCTGCTGTCGGCCAGCGTAGTGTGCCGTGAGCTGGGCTTCGGCAGCGCCAAGGAGGCCCTCACTGGGGCACGCATGGGCCAAG ggatggggccCATCCACATGAATGAGGTGCAGTGTCTCGGCACCGAGAAGTCCCTCTGGAGCTGCCCCTTCAAGAACATCACGCAGGAGGACTGCAAGCACACGGAGGATGCGGCCGTCCGCTGCAACATCCCCTACATGGGCTACGAGAACCTG attCGGCTGAGCGGGGGCCGGAGCCGCTTTGAGGGGCGGGTCGAGGTGGCGGTGAGGGCTGGCGATGGGGACCAGCCCCGCTGGGGTCTGGTCTGCGGCGAAGGCTGGGGTACGCTGGAGGCGATGGTGGCCTGTCGCCAGCTGGGTCTGGGATTCGCTAACCATGGCTTACAA ATCCGCCTAGCTGGCGGGAGGACGGCGTTTGAGGGCCGCGTGGAGGTGAAGCGAGGCAGTAAGTGGGGCACAGTGTGCAGCGATGGCTGGACCACCAAGGAGGCGATGGTGGCCTGTCGTCAGCTCGGCCTGGGCTACTCCCTGCACGCAGTGACG gagaCATGGTACTGGGATGCCAGCAACGTGACGGAGATGGTGCTGAGCGGGGTGAAGTGCGCCGGCCATGAGATGTCCCTGAGCCACTGCCAGCACCATGGCACCAGCCTGAACTGCAGGAACACGGGCACACGCTTTGCCGCAGGTGTCATCTGCTCTGAGA CCGCCTCCGACCTGCTGCTGCATGCCCCGCTGGTGCAGGAGACAGCGTACATCGAGGACCGGCCGCTGCACATGCTGTACTGCGCCGCCGAGGAGAACTGCCTCTCCAGCTCGGCCCGCCTGGCCAACTGGCCCTATGGGCACCGTCGCCTGCTCCGCTTCTCCTCCCAGATCCACAACAACGGCCGCGCAGACTTCCGCCCCAAGGCTGGCCGGCACTCCTGGGTCTGGCACGAGTGCCACCG GCACTACCACAGCATGGACATCTTCACCCACTACGACATCCTGACCCCCAACGGCACCAAGGTGGCGGAGGGACACAAGGCCAGCTTCTGCCTTGAGGACACCGAGTGCGAGGAAG ACGTGGCCAAGCGGTACGAGTGTGCCAACTTCGGGGAGCAGGGCATCACCGTGGGCTGCTGGGACCTGTACAGGCATGACATCGACTGCCAGTGGATCGACATCACTGATGTCAAGCCAGGCAACTACAtcctgcag GTCGTGATCAACCCCAACTTCGAGGTGGCAGAGAGTGACTTCACCAACAATGCCATGAAATGCAACTGCAAGTACGACGGGCACCGCATCTGGGTGCACAGCTGCCACATCG GCGATGCGCTTAGCGAGGAGGCCAACAAGCGGTTTGAGCAGTACCCGGGTCAGCTCAACAACCAGATTTCATAG
- the LOXL3 gene encoding lysyl oxidase homolog 3 isoform X2: MGSCGTWAWRELLVLLSSVWLWVGSAQPTLPGPTHTPRPQLKFRLAGYPRKHNEGRVEVFYNDEWGTICDDDFTLANAHVLCRHLGFVAATGWAHSAKYGKGIGRIWLDNVNCAGGEKSIGDCKHRGWGNSDCSHEEDAGVICKDERIPGFKDSNVIETEQSHVEEVRLRPVVSGARRQLPVMEGIVEVRYKDGWAQICDEGWDSQNSRVVCGMMGFPAEKKVNRNFYKLFTERQQLNYRLHSVSCVGTEVHLSMCTFEFYRGNTSAACRAGMPVVVSCVPGPLFATGNAHKKKQRQQQQGQPRIRLKGGAKVGEGRVEVLKSSEWGTICDDRWNLLSASVVCRELGFGSAKEALTGARMGQGMGPIHMNEVQCLGTEKSLWSCPFKNITQEDCKHTEDAAVRCNIPYMGYENLIRLSGGRSRFEGRVEVAVRAGDGDQPRWGLVCGEGWGTLEAMVACRQLGLGFANHGLQIRLAGGRTAFEGRVEVKRGSKWGTVCSDGWTTKEAMVACRQLGLGYSLHAVTETWYWDASNVTEMVLSGVKCAGHEMSLSHCQHHGTSLNCRNTGTRFAAGVICSETASDLLLHAPLVQETAYIEDRPLHMLYCAAEENCLSSSARLANWPYGHRRLLRFSSQIHNNGRADFRPKAGRHSWVWHECHRHYHSMDIFTHYDILTPNGTKVAEGHKASFCLEDTECEEDVAKRYECANFGEQGITVGCWDLYRHDIDCQWIDITDVKPGNYILQVVINPNFEVAESDFTNNAMKCNCKYDGHRIWVHSCHIGDALSEEANKRFEQYPGQLNNQIS; the protein is encoded by the exons ATGGGAAGCTGCGGCACGTGGGCATGgcgggagctgctggtgctgctgagcagcgtgTGGCTGTGGGTGGGCAGcgcccagcccaccctgccagGCCCCACGCACACCCCCAGACCCCAGCTGAAGTTTCGCCTGGCTGGCTACCCACGCAAGCACAACGAGGGCCGCGTTGAGGTCTTCTACAATGATGAGTGGGGCACCATCTGCGATGACGACTTCACGCTGGCTAACGCACATGTGCTGTGCCGGCACCTCGGCTTTGTGGCTGCCACCGGCTGGGCCCACAGTGCCAAGTATGGCAAAGGCATCG GGCGGATCTGGCTGGACAATGTGAATTGTGCTGGAGGTGAGAAGAGCATAGGGGACTGCAAacaccggggctgggggaacaGCGACTGCAGCCACGAGGAAGATGCAGGTGTCATCTGCAAGGATGAGCGCATCCCAGGCTTCAAGGACTCCAACGTCATTGAG ACTGAGCAGAGCCACGTGGAGGAGGTCCGGTTGCGGCCGGTGGTGTCTGGGGCCCGGAGGCAGCTGCCGGTGATGGAGGGCATTGTGGAGGTGCGCTACAAGGATGGCTGGGCACAGATCTGCGATGAGGGCTGGGACAGCCAGAACAGCCGTGTCGTCTGTGGCATGATGGGCTTCCCTGCTGAGAAGAAGGTCAACAGGAACTTCTACAA GCTCTTCACGGAGCGGCAGCAGCTCAACTACCGCCTGCACTCTGTGTCCTGTGTGGGGACGGAGGTGCACCTCTCCATGTGCACCTTCGAGTTCTACAGGGGCAATACCTCGGCCgcctgcagggctggcatgCCCGTGGTCGTCAGCTGTGTGCCTGGGCCCCTCTTTGCCACTGGCAATGCCCACAAGAAGAAGCAGCGCcaacagcagcagggccag ccacGGATCCGGCTGAAGGGCGGCGCCAAGGTCGGCGAAGGCCGTGTCGAGGTGCTCAAGAGCAGTGAGTGGGGCACGATCTGTGACGACCGCTGGAACCTGCTGTCGGCCAGCGTAGTGTGCCGTGAGCTGGGCTTCGGCAGCGCCAAGGAGGCCCTCACTGGGGCACGCATGGGCCAAG ggatggggccCATCCACATGAATGAGGTGCAGTGTCTCGGCACCGAGAAGTCCCTCTGGAGCTGCCCCTTCAAGAACATCACGCAGGAGGACTGCAAGCACACGGAGGATGCGGCCGTCCGCTGCAACATCCCCTACATGGGCTACGAGAACCTG attCGGCTGAGCGGGGGCCGGAGCCGCTTTGAGGGGCGGGTCGAGGTGGCGGTGAGGGCTGGCGATGGGGACCAGCCCCGCTGGGGTCTGGTCTGCGGCGAAGGCTGGGGTACGCTGGAGGCGATGGTGGCCTGTCGCCAGCTGGGTCTGGGATTCGCTAACCATGGCTTACAA ATCCGCCTAGCTGGCGGGAGGACGGCGTTTGAGGGCCGCGTGGAGGTGAAGCGAGGCAGTAAGTGGGGCACAGTGTGCAGCGATGGCTGGACCACCAAGGAGGCGATGGTGGCCTGTCGTCAGCTCGGCCTGGGCTACTCCCTGCACGCAGTGACG gagaCATGGTACTGGGATGCCAGCAACGTGACGGAGATGGTGCTGAGCGGGGTGAAGTGCGCCGGCCATGAGATGTCCCTGAGCCACTGCCAGCACCATGGCACCAGCCTGAACTGCAGGAACACGGGCACACGCTTTGCCGCAGGTGTCATCTGCTCTGAGA CCGCCTCCGACCTGCTGCTGCATGCCCCGCTGGTGCAGGAGACAGCGTACATCGAGGACCGGCCGCTGCACATGCTGTACTGCGCCGCCGAGGAGAACTGCCTCTCCAGCTCGGCCCGCCTGGCCAACTGGCCCTATGGGCACCGTCGCCTGCTCCGCTTCTCCTCCCAGATCCACAACAACGGCCGCGCAGACTTCCGCCCCAAGGCTGGCCGGCACTCCTGGGTCTGGCACGAGTGCCACCG GCACTACCACAGCATGGACATCTTCACCCACTACGACATCCTGACCCCCAACGGCACCAAGGTGGCGGAGGGACACAAGGCCAGCTTCTGCCTTGAGGACACCGAGTGCGAGGAAG ACGTGGCCAAGCGGTACGAGTGTGCCAACTTCGGGGAGCAGGGCATCACCGTGGGCTGCTGGGACCTGTACAGGCATGACATCGACTGCCAGTGGATCGACATCACTGATGTCAAGCCAGGCAACTACAtcctgcag GTCGTGATCAACCCCAACTTCGAGGTGGCAGAGAGTGACTTCACCAACAATGCCATGAAATGCAACTGCAAGTACGACGGGCACCGCATCTGGGTGCACAGCTGCCACATCG GCGATGCGCTTAGCGAGGAGGCCAACAAGCGGTTTGAGCAGTACCCGGGTCAGCTCAACAACCAGATTTCATAG